From a single Georhizobium profundi genomic region:
- the rplM gene encoding 50S ribosomal protein L13 produces the protein MKTFSQKPAEVEKKWVLIDAEGLVVGRLATLVATRLRGKHKPSYTPHVDDGDNVIIINAEKAVLTGKKYTDKKYYWHTGYPGGIKERTARQIFEGRFPERILEKAIERMIPRGPLGRRQMKNLRVYAGSNHPHEAQQPETIDIGVLNTKNKRTA, from the coding sequence ATGAAAACCTTCTCGCAGAAGCCTGCAGAGGTGGAGAAGAAGTGGGTGCTGATCGACGCCGAAGGACTCGTTGTCGGCCGTCTCGCCACCCTCGTCGCCACCCGCCTGCGCGGCAAGCACAAGCCTTCCTACACCCCGCATGTCGACGATGGTGACAACGTCATCATCATCAACGCTGAAAAGGCCGTGCTGACGGGCAAGAAGTACACCGACAAGAAGTACTACTGGCACACCGGCTATCCCGGCGGCATCAAGGAGCGCACCGCGCGCCAGATTTTCGAAGGCCGCTTCCCGGAGCGCATCCTCGAAAAGGCCATCGAGCGCATGATCCCGCGCGGCCCGCTCGGCCGTCGCCAGATGAAGAACCTGCGCGTCTATGCCGGTTCGAACCATCCGCATGAAGCCCAGCAGCCCGAGACGATCGACATCGGCGTGCTGAACACCAAGAACAAGAGGACTGCCTGA
- a CDS encoding DUF2842 domain-containing protein, with protein sequence MPVRLKKFIGAFAIVALVIIYALVATTIATYRLAESPWWVHLLYFLFTGVLWVVPAMLLISWMERPPKEKSDLLD encoded by the coding sequence ATGCCCGTCCGCCTCAAGAAATTCATCGGCGCCTTCGCCATCGTCGCACTGGTCATCATCTATGCGCTTGTCGCCACGACCATCGCGACCTATCGCCTGGCGGAGTCACCCTGGTGGGTGCATCTTCTCTATTTCCTCTTCACCGGCGTTCTTTGGGTCGTGCCGGCCATGCTGCTCATCAGCTGGATGGAACGCCCTCCAAAAGAAAAATCCGACCTTTTGGATTAA
- a CDS encoding COX15/CtaA family protein — MTVLDAVSPASSPSEIAAQARRGELETNRRMLRLWLGIVMLAIFALVVVGGATRLTDSGLSITEWKPIHGVIPPLSAEEWQEEFDLYRQIPQYQEVNRGMSLDEFKVIFWWEWAHRFLARAVGVLFAVPLVFFWATGRIEPRLRLPLVGLFFLGGLQGFVGWWMVASGLTERVDVSQYRLAVHLTLACIIFASIMWVSRGLAPHSTDAPPTERSHLAAGGLALFVLFQIYLGALVAGLNAGFAFNTWPLIDGAFIPAGLFVMDPAWLNLFENVKTVQFVHRMTAYALWFAALAHMVVALRHGAGSTHANRAMVLFFLVTMQALIGIITLVMVVPLNWALLHQAFAVVVLGFAVAHWRAFYGSYAPTGRLAAAG, encoded by the coding sequence ATGACCGTACTCGATGCCGTCTCACCCGCTTCCAGCCCATCCGAAATCGCCGCCCAGGCCCGACGCGGCGAACTGGAGACAAACCGCCGGATGCTTCGGCTCTGGCTTGGCATTGTCATGCTCGCGATTTTCGCGCTCGTGGTTGTCGGCGGCGCGACGCGGCTGACCGATTCTGGGCTCTCCATCACCGAATGGAAGCCGATCCACGGCGTCATCCCACCGCTGAGTGCGGAAGAATGGCAGGAGGAATTCGACCTCTACCGTCAGATCCCGCAGTACCAGGAAGTGAACCGGGGGATGAGCCTCGACGAGTTCAAGGTCATCTTCTGGTGGGAATGGGCCCACCGTTTCCTCGCCCGCGCCGTCGGCGTGCTTTTCGCCGTGCCTCTCGTCTTCTTCTGGGCCACCGGACGGATCGAGCCGCGACTGCGGCTGCCGCTCGTCGGTCTTTTCTTCCTCGGCGGCCTCCAAGGCTTCGTCGGTTGGTGGATGGTCGCGTCCGGCCTGACGGAGCGCGTCGATGTCAGCCAGTACCGTCTCGCAGTCCACCTGACGCTCGCCTGCATCATCTTCGCCAGCATCATGTGGGTGTCGCGGGGCCTCGCGCCGCACTCAACCGACGCCCCACCGACCGAGCGCTCCCATCTGGCCGCCGGCGGTCTTGCTCTCTTCGTCCTTTTCCAGATCTATCTGGGCGCGCTCGTCGCCGGGTTGAACGCCGGATTCGCGTTCAACACCTGGCCGCTCATCGACGGCGCCTTCATTCCCGCCGGTTTGTTCGTGATGGATCCGGCTTGGCTGAACCTCTTTGAAAACGTCAAGACGGTGCAGTTTGTCCACCGGATGACGGCCTACGCCCTATGGTTCGCCGCGCTGGCCCACATGGTCGTAGCGCTGCGCCATGGTGCAGGCAGCACCCATGCCAATCGTGCCATGGTGCTGTTCTTCCTCGTCACCATGCAGGCGCTGATCGGCATCATCACCCTGGTCATGGTCGTGCCGCTCAATTGGGCGCTCCTGCACCAGGCCTTCGCCGTCGTCGTCCTCGGCTTCGCAGTGGCCCACTGGCGCGCCTTTTATGGATCCTACGCGCCCACGGGGCGGCTCGCCGCCGCCGGTTGA
- the rpsI gene encoding 30S ribosomal protein S9, whose translation MAELNSLQDLGQATGVTAGSAQASQPAHVRKVDAQGRSYATGKRKDAVARVWVKPGSGKITINGREFEKYFARPVLQMVLQQPIVAAARAGQFDIVATVAGGGLSGQAGAVRHGISKALTYYEPELRGVLKKGGFLTRDSRVVERKKYGKAKARRSFQFSKR comes from the coding sequence ATGGCTGAACTGAATTCCCTCCAGGACCTCGGCCAGGCAACCGGCGTGACCGCCGGCTCCGCCCAGGCTTCTCAGCCGGCGCATGTCCGCAAGGTCGATGCACAGGGCCGTTCCTACGCAACCGGAAAGCGTAAAGACGCTGTCGCGCGCGTTTGGGTCAAGCCAGGCTCCGGCAAGATCACCATCAACGGCCGCGAGTTCGAAAAGTACTTCGCACGTCCGGTTCTGCAGATGGTTCTGCAGCAGCCGATCGTCGCTGCCGCACGCGCCGGCCAGTTCGACATCGTCGCAACGGTCGCCGGTGGCGGTCTTTCCGGCCAGGCCGGCGCCGTTCGTCACGGCATCTCCAAGGCTCTGACCTATTACGAGCCGGAACTGCGCGGCGTCCTCAAGAAGGGCGGCTTCCTGACGCGCGACAGCCGCGTCGTCGAGCGTAAGAAGTACGGCAAGGCGAAAGCCCGCCGTTCGTTCCAGTTCTCCAAGCGCTAA
- a CDS encoding PaaI family thioesterase, which produces MAVKPVMTIDALEAFLAQEFPQINEGGPFYAVTEIEPGAAVLRLMPDRRHLRPGGTVSGPTLFALADLGAYVVILAHIGPVALAVTTNLTINFLRRPADGVPLYSRCRLLKLGKRLAVVDVIIVDKEGTIVAQASATYSIPPQTETAVK; this is translated from the coding sequence ATTGCCGTGAAGCCGGTCATGACCATCGACGCGCTGGAGGCCTTTCTGGCGCAGGAATTTCCGCAGATCAACGAGGGCGGACCGTTCTATGCGGTAACCGAGATAGAACCGGGTGCCGCCGTGTTGCGGCTGATGCCCGATCGTCGCCATCTGCGGCCGGGAGGCACCGTGTCCGGTCCGACGCTGTTCGCGCTTGCCGATCTCGGCGCTTATGTCGTCATTCTTGCCCATATCGGGCCGGTCGCGCTCGCCGTCACCACCAATCTTACCATCAATTTCCTGCGCAGGCCGGCCGACGGCGTGCCGCTCTATTCACGCTGCCGGTTGCTCAAGCTCGGCAAGCGGCTGGCGGTCGTCGACGTGATCATCGTGGACAAAGAAGGGACCATCGTGGCGCAGGCATCGGCCACCTATTCGATCCCACCGCAGACAGAAACTGCGGTAAAATAA
- the speB gene encoding agmatinase, whose amino-acid sequence MPSKSIDHAFNASELTGAASDPTYAGALSFMRRPYRKDVAGADAVVWGIPFDAAVSNRPGARFGPQAIRRASAIFDNDPQYPFDRDLFAEFSVVDYGDCLLDYGNHQETPDRIEAEAGRILETGAFLFTLGGDHYITWPLLKAHVARHGPLSLVQFDAHQDTWDDDGKRIDHGSFVARAVREGLVDPDTSIQIGIRTHAPEDFGIQIIYGHELEEMRTGDVASRILARVGNRPAYLTFDIDCLDPAYAPGTGTPVAGGPSTAKMLSILRQLRRLDIRGGDVVEVSPPYDHADVTAIAGASVAMYTLGLMAERRAIERS is encoded by the coding sequence ATGCCATCGAAGTCGATCGATCACGCCTTCAATGCCAGCGAATTGACCGGGGCCGCGTCCGACCCGACCTATGCCGGCGCCCTCTCCTTCATGCGCAGGCCCTACCGCAAGGACGTCGCCGGCGCCGATGCGGTGGTCTGGGGCATCCCGTTCGATGCTGCCGTTTCCAATCGGCCGGGTGCGCGGTTCGGTCCGCAGGCGATCCGCCGCGCCTCCGCGATCTTCGACAACGACCCGCAGTATCCATTCGACCGAGACCTGTTCGCCGAGTTTTCGGTCGTCGACTACGGCGATTGCCTGCTCGACTACGGCAATCACCAGGAAACGCCGGATCGGATCGAAGCTGAAGCCGGCCGTATCCTCGAAACCGGCGCGTTTCTCTTCACGCTCGGCGGCGACCACTATATCACCTGGCCTCTCTTGAAGGCGCATGTGGCCCGTCACGGGCCTCTCTCCCTGGTCCAGTTCGATGCGCATCAGGACACCTGGGACGATGACGGAAAGCGCATCGACCACGGATCTTTCGTAGCGAGAGCGGTGCGCGAGGGCCTCGTCGATCCGGACACGTCGATCCAGATCGGCATCCGCACACATGCGCCCGAAGATTTCGGCATTCAGATCATCTACGGACACGAGCTGGAGGAGATGCGCACGGGCGACGTCGCCTCTCGGATCCTCGCGCGCGTCGGCAACCGCCCAGCCTACCTCACATTCGACATCGACTGCCTCGATCCGGCTTACGCTCCCGGCACTGGAACGCCCGTTGCAGGCGGCCCGTCGACGGCAAAGATGCTTTCGATCCTCCGGCAGTTGCGGCGCCTCGATATCCGCGGCGGTGACGTCGTCGAAGTGTCCCCACCCTACGATCACGCGGATGTCACCGCCATTGCCGGTGCCAGTGTCGCCATGTATACGCTCGGCCTCATGGCTGAACGGCGCGCGATCGAGCGTTCATAG
- the argC gene encoding N-acetyl-gamma-glutamyl-phosphate reductase: protein MAKIFIDGEHGTTGLQIRSRLAERTDIEIISIPEEERRNTALREEFLREADIAILCLPDDGAKEAVSMLGVSSTTRIIDTSTAHRVDPDWVYGFAESDPERPEQIASARFVSNPGCYSTGAIGILKPLVDAALLPADYPVSINAVSGYTGGGKQLIAQMEDESRPDYLGAPHFLYGLTLAHKHVPEMKIRSGLQRTPLFSPSVGRFAQGMAVQVPLHLADLDGSPSLRSVHEALAEHYRGQNIVAVVDLDESMAIQRLDPTSLNGKDTMNIYVFGSEGGEHVNVVAVLDNLGKGASGAAVQNMDLMLGITPVD from the coding sequence ATGGCGAAGATCTTCATCGACGGCGAGCATGGCACGACTGGTCTGCAGATCCGGTCCCGCCTGGCGGAGCGCACCGATATCGAGATCATCTCCATTCCCGAGGAAGAGCGCCGCAACACCGCACTGCGCGAGGAGTTCCTGCGAGAAGCCGATATCGCGATACTCTGCCTGCCCGACGACGGTGCGAAGGAGGCGGTGTCGATGCTCGGCGTTTCGTCCACGACGCGCATCATCGACACGAGCACCGCCCACCGGGTCGATCCGGACTGGGTCTATGGCTTCGCCGAATCCGACCCCGAACGCCCCGAACAGATCGCGTCCGCGCGGTTCGTGTCCAATCCTGGCTGCTACTCGACCGGCGCCATCGGCATCCTGAAGCCGCTGGTCGACGCGGCGCTGCTGCCTGCCGATTACCCTGTCAGCATCAACGCCGTTTCCGGCTATACGGGCGGTGGCAAGCAGTTGATCGCCCAGATGGAGGACGAGAGCCGTCCAGACTATCTCGGCGCCCCGCACTTCCTCTACGGGCTGACGCTGGCGCACAAGCATGTGCCCGAGATGAAGATCCGCAGCGGCCTGCAGCGTACGCCTCTCTTTTCGCCATCCGTCGGGCGGTTTGCGCAGGGCATGGCCGTGCAGGTGCCACTGCATCTCGCCGATCTCGATGGTTCACCTTCGCTGCGCAGCGTGCATGAGGCCCTGGCCGAGCATTATCGCGGGCAGAATATTGTTGCGGTCGTCGATCTCGACGAGAGCATGGCGATCCAGCGCCTCGATCCGACGTCGCTCAACGGCAAGGACACGATGAATATCTACGTGTTCGGGTCGGAAGGCGGCGAGCACGTCAATGTGGTGGCCGTTCTGGACAATCTCGGCAAAGGCGCTTCCGGCGCCGCAGTTCAGAACATGGACTTGATGCTCGGAATCACGCCTGTCGACTGA